In the genome of Gordonia rubripertincta, one region contains:
- the mtr gene encoding mycothione reductase, which produces MTATQVVDLAIIGSGSGNSIPDERYAEKTIAIFEEGVYGGTCLNVGCIPTKMFVYAAEVAEIATQGARLGVHAKVDSVDWPGIVERVFGRIDPISQGGKEYRVDRCENITVYSSHVEFDGRDEDGLYRLVTADGATVLAREAVLAAGSRAVIPPIIADSGVTYYTNNDVMRLPELPERLVIVGSGYIAAEFAHVFGALGSRVSIIARGPALLRKQDADISNRFTEVAKEKWDVHLDTGITGAEDLPDGGVRLQFDDGTHLEADVLLVATGRKPNGDRLNLSSVGIELDEDGRVRCDTHGRTAARGVWTLGDVSSPYQLKHVANHEERVVQANLLKGWDAADLVEFDHRFVPAAVFTHPQIASVGLTEDEARDAGYDITVKVQAYGDVAYGWAMEDTTGFCKVIAERGTGKILGTHIIGPQAPTVIQPVIQAMSFGQTALEVARGQYWIHPAMPEVLENALLGLEI; this is translated from the coding sequence CGGCAACTCCATCCCCGACGAGCGCTACGCCGAGAAGACGATCGCCATCTTCGAGGAAGGCGTGTACGGCGGCACCTGCCTCAACGTCGGCTGCATCCCGACCAAGATGTTCGTCTACGCGGCGGAGGTCGCCGAGATCGCCACGCAGGGCGCACGTCTCGGGGTGCACGCCAAGGTCGACTCGGTGGACTGGCCCGGCATCGTCGAGCGTGTCTTCGGGCGGATCGACCCGATCTCGCAGGGCGGCAAGGAATATCGCGTCGACCGGTGCGAGAACATCACCGTCTACAGCTCCCATGTCGAGTTCGACGGCCGGGACGAGGACGGCCTCTACCGTCTCGTCACCGCCGACGGCGCAACGGTTCTCGCCCGTGAGGCCGTCCTGGCCGCCGGCTCGCGCGCGGTCATCCCACCGATCATCGCCGATTCCGGCGTGACGTACTACACCAACAACGACGTGATGCGTCTGCCGGAACTGCCCGAGCGACTCGTCATCGTCGGAAGCGGTTACATCGCAGCTGAATTCGCGCACGTGTTCGGCGCTCTCGGCTCCCGGGTGTCGATCATCGCCCGCGGCCCCGCGCTGTTGCGCAAGCAGGATGCCGACATCTCGAACCGTTTCACCGAGGTGGCCAAGGAGAAGTGGGACGTCCACCTCGACACCGGCATCACCGGTGCGGAGGACCTGCCCGACGGCGGTGTCCGCCTGCAGTTCGACGACGGGACGCACCTCGAGGCCGACGTCCTGCTCGTCGCCACCGGCCGTAAACCCAACGGCGACCGCCTCAATCTCTCCTCGGTCGGCATCGAACTCGACGAGGATGGCCGGGTGCGCTGCGACACCCACGGCCGGACCGCCGCGCGCGGGGTGTGGACGCTCGGTGACGTCAGCTCGCCGTACCAGCTCAAGCACGTCGCCAACCACGAGGAGCGGGTGGTGCAGGCCAACCTGCTGAAGGGTTGGGACGCAGCCGATCTCGTCGAGTTCGACCACCGGTTCGTTCCGGCGGCCGTCTTCACGCACCCGCAGATCGCCTCGGTCGGGCTGACCGAGGACGAGGCCCGCGACGCCGGGTACGACATCACGGTCAAGGTCCAGGCCTACGGCGACGTCGCCTACGGCTGGGCGATGGAGGACACCACCGGCTTCTGCAAGGTGATCGCCGAACGCGGCACCGGCAAGATCCTCGGCACGCACATCATCGGCCCGCAGGCCCCGACCGTGATCCAGCCGGTCATCCAGGCGATGTCCTTCGGGCAGACCGCGCTCGAGGTCGCCCGTGGCCAGTACTGGATCCACCCGGCGATGCCCGAGGTCCTCGAGAACGCGCTGCTCGGGCTGGAGATCTAG
- a CDS encoding alpha/beta fold hydrolase has translation MTVNGLTFDVRIGGPDRGPWVLLLHGFPVDGSCYDAVLPRLHESGLRTLVLNQRGYSPGARPEAVEDYHLSRLVSDVIAVLDELKIGYAILVGHDWGGIVAWHLAGKYPDRFTGLVVASTGHPSAMRDALAASDQRERSSYILDFVADGAEETLLADDGAKLRAAGVTAEELAPLREPGALRAALNWYRANFVGDIKGTMACPPVEIPTTLVWSDADAALGREQAEGSGRYAYSDFRFCELAGVDHWIPQNAPAALASEIALRSALF, from the coding sequence GTGACAGTCAACGGCCTCACCTTCGACGTCCGGATCGGGGGACCGGATCGGGGCCCGTGGGTCCTGCTGCTTCACGGATTCCCGGTGGACGGTTCCTGCTACGACGCGGTGCTCCCGCGACTCCACGAATCGGGCCTGCGGACGCTGGTCCTGAACCAGCGCGGCTACAGCCCGGGCGCGCGACCCGAGGCCGTCGAGGACTATCACCTCAGCCGCCTGGTGTCGGACGTGATCGCCGTGCTCGACGAACTGAAGATCGGGTACGCGATTCTCGTCGGACACGACTGGGGCGGCATCGTCGCCTGGCATCTCGCGGGCAAGTACCCCGACCGGTTCACCGGTCTGGTCGTCGCGAGCACCGGCCACCCGTCGGCGATGCGGGATGCGCTCGCGGCGAGTGATCAGCGCGAACGGTCCTCCTACATCCTGGATTTCGTCGCCGACGGCGCCGAGGAGACACTTCTCGCCGACGATGGTGCGAAGCTGCGCGCGGCCGGGGTCACCGCCGAGGAACTCGCCCCGCTGCGCGAACCGGGCGCACTCAGGGCCGCTCTGAACTGGTACCGCGCCAACTTCGTCGGCGACATCAAGGGCACCATGGCGTGCCCGCCGGTGGAGATCCCCACGACCCTCGTCTGGAGTGACGCCGACGCCGCGCTCGGTCGTGAGCAGGCAGAGGGCAGTGGCCGATACGCCTACTCCGACTTCCGGTTCTGCGAACTCGCGGGCGTCGACCACTGGATCCCGCAGAACGCTCCCGCAGCCCTCGCCAGCGAGATCGCCCTGCGGTCGGCCCTGTTCTAG
- a CDS encoding cobyric acid synthase — MVADLGGALLVGGTSSDAGKSLVVAGLCRALARDGIRVAPFKAQNMSNNSVVTLDGGEIGRAQALQAFACGLEPSTRFNPVLLKPGSDRRSHVVLRGRPAGDVGARDYLAWRARLREVVAEELASLRRDFDVVLCEGAGSVAEINLRHNDIANMGLAQAARLPVLLVTDIDRGGSLASLFGTTAILDPADQALIAGYVVNKFRGDPTILEPGLQQVEAITGRPTLGVLPFSDDLWLDAEDSLAAPVGRRVGPPTDRCGPGARLRVAAIRLPRISNSTDVEALACEPGVDVTWVDDPGSVAAADLVVIPGTRATVSDLAWMRDRGLAEAVIARAARGAPVVAICGGFQMMARTIDDVIESGRGRVDGLGVFDLDISFAAEKTLRQVGGTGRGGEVISGYEIHHGRVVGSREDAWIVDDAAGPEGAVRGAVRGTHWHGLLANDAFRRRLLTEVAAEAGVRDFRVAGDTVVEAIRRRQVDTMADLVGEHLDMDAVMHLIENGPPASAPVIRHHVDLNAGSAQTLSWPND, encoded by the coding sequence GTGGTGGCCGATCTCGGTGGGGCGTTGCTCGTGGGCGGGACCAGTAGTGACGCCGGCAAGAGCCTCGTCGTCGCAGGTCTGTGCCGCGCGCTTGCGCGCGACGGCATCCGGGTCGCGCCGTTCAAGGCACAGAACATGTCGAACAACTCGGTGGTGACCCTCGACGGCGGGGAGATCGGCCGCGCCCAGGCCCTGCAGGCCTTCGCCTGCGGACTCGAACCCTCGACGCGGTTCAATCCCGTCCTGCTGAAACCCGGAAGCGATCGTCGCTCCCACGTCGTGCTGCGCGGGCGCCCGGCCGGTGACGTCGGTGCCCGGGACTATCTGGCCTGGCGGGCCCGGCTGAGGGAGGTCGTCGCCGAAGAGCTCGCCTCGCTCCGCCGTGACTTCGACGTCGTGCTCTGCGAGGGGGCGGGATCGGTTGCCGAGATCAACCTCCGCCACAACGACATCGCCAACATGGGGCTCGCGCAGGCGGCGCGCCTTCCGGTGCTGTTGGTGACCGACATCGATCGCGGTGGCTCCCTGGCCTCGCTGTTCGGCACCACCGCGATCCTCGACCCCGCCGACCAGGCGCTGATCGCGGGTTACGTCGTCAACAAGTTCCGGGGCGACCCGACCATCCTCGAACCCGGGCTGCAGCAGGTCGAGGCGATCACCGGCCGCCCGACCCTTGGCGTCCTGCCGTTCTCCGACGATCTCTGGCTCGACGCCGAGGACTCCCTGGCCGCGCCTGTGGGCCGGCGGGTCGGACCGCCGACGGACAGGTGCGGCCCGGGGGCGCGGCTCCGCGTCGCCGCGATCCGGTTGCCCCGCATCTCCAACTCCACCGACGTCGAAGCGCTCGCCTGCGAACCGGGGGTCGACGTGACCTGGGTCGACGACCCGGGCAGCGTCGCCGCCGCCGACCTGGTGGTGATCCCCGGAACCCGTGCCACGGTCTCCGACCTCGCCTGGATGCGCGACCGCGGGCTTGCCGAGGCGGTCATCGCCCGCGCGGCCCGGGGCGCCCCGGTGGTCGCCATCTGCGGTGGTTTCCAGATGATGGCTCGCACCATCGACGACGTGATCGAATCCGGCCGCGGCCGCGTCGACGGCCTCGGCGTGTTCGATCTCGACATCTCCTTCGCCGCCGAGAAGACGTTGCGGCAGGTCGGCGGTACCGGCCGCGGGGGAGAGGTGATCAGCGGCTACGAGATCCACCACGGGCGGGTCGTCGGGTCGCGGGAGGACGCCTGGATCGTCGACGACGCCGCGGGACCCGAAGGCGCGGTGCGAGGTGCGGTCCGTGGGACGCACTGGCACGGACTGCTGGCCAACGACGCCTTCCGGCGTCGTCTGCTCACCGAGGTGGCCGCCGAGGCCGGTGTGCGGGACTTCCGGGTCGCGGGCGACACCGTGGTGGAGGCGATCCGGCGGCGTCAGGTCGACACCATGGCAGACCTGGTCGGCGAGCACCTCGACATGGACGCGGTGATGCATCTCATCGAGAACGGGCCGCCCGCCTCCGCGCCGGTCATCCGCCACCACGTGGACCTCAACGCCGGTTCGGCGCAGACGCTATCGTGGCCCAATGACTGA
- a CDS encoding protein kinase domain-containing protein, giving the protein METVEPGSTFAGYRVISLLGRGGMGQVWLVEHPTLGRREALKIISPNPADPSFHERFRNEARTAAALDHPGIVTVFTHGVENGSPWFSMTYLDGRDLTGAGPMPVDEVVTITGRVADALDYAHGQRVIHRDVKPANIVVARGPDGRITRVTVLDFGIARLVDGDKMTATNLFVGTLAYAAPELLTGEAAIPASDQYALACTVFQLLTGRQPFPGSTPMALISGHVNSPVPRPSDHDPALAHLDPVFARALAKQPGDRFASCTEFARALEQAAAAGPRRAAPTTPAPAFPPRIPQHPPFQPHIPHQPPTPAPVFAGGFAPPPPTKRTGLFVGVGAGVLVLVLALVITAIVLVGSDDAPATPASGASTSTSSSAGSSGATPGSGGDVESIASSGDSTCAVRGGELFCWGGNQYGTLGDGSTTDRARPAKVSGLDDVSAVGMGGLGRTCAIAAGDLYCWGQGAGQTGQNVTLPTKVSGLTNVSAVAVGLTTCAISSGDLYCWGNNLNGQTGAGTDPTVPTPTRVSGLSNVTAISTSHTTTCAIASGSAYCWGNNADGQVGDGTTTNRPTPTKVDLDSPTSISTSLYSTCAVANGSGGSSGTVFCWGENGSGQLGDGTEVSRQRPTPIDVRGATQVSTTGYAACAAARGSAYCWGSRSALPDHAPDRINGLSDVTEVTTGSANVCAVAGSDMYCWGLNGKGQLGNGTTTTSNEPQPVRFPA; this is encoded by the coding sequence GTGGAGACAGTGGAACCCGGCTCGACGTTCGCCGGGTATCGCGTGATCTCCCTGTTGGGGCGCGGCGGGATGGGCCAGGTCTGGCTCGTCGAACATCCGACGCTGGGCCGTCGTGAGGCCCTGAAGATCATCTCGCCGAACCCGGCCGATCCGAGCTTCCACGAGCGGTTCCGCAACGAGGCCCGGACAGCGGCAGCCCTCGATCACCCGGGCATCGTCACCGTGTTCACCCACGGTGTCGAGAACGGCAGCCCGTGGTTCTCGATGACCTATCTCGACGGCAGGGACCTCACCGGCGCCGGCCCGATGCCCGTCGACGAGGTCGTCACGATCACCGGTCGCGTCGCCGACGCCCTCGACTACGCGCACGGTCAGCGGGTCATCCACCGCGATGTCAAACCCGCGAACATCGTCGTCGCCCGTGGGCCGGACGGCCGCATCACCCGGGTCACGGTCCTCGACTTCGGTATCGCTCGTCTCGTCGACGGCGACAAGATGACCGCGACCAACCTGTTCGTCGGCACGCTGGCCTACGCCGCCCCCGAATTGCTCACCGGAGAGGCCGCGATCCCCGCCTCGGACCAGTACGCACTGGCCTGCACCGTCTTCCAGCTGCTCACCGGCCGTCAGCCGTTCCCGGGCAGCACGCCGATGGCACTCATCTCGGGCCACGTGAACTCGCCCGTGCCCCGCCCGTCGGACCACGATCCGGCTCTGGCGCATCTCGATCCGGTTTTCGCCCGGGCGCTCGCCAAGCAACCCGGCGACCGGTTCGCATCGTGTACCGAGTTCGCGCGAGCACTCGAGCAGGCGGCGGCCGCGGGCCCGCGGCGCGCGGCACCCACCACCCCGGCCCCGGCGTTCCCGCCACGGATTCCGCAACACCCCCCGTTCCAGCCGCACATCCCGCATCAACCGCCCACCCCGGCCCCGGTCTTCGCCGGCGGCTTCGCCCCGCCACCGCCGACGAAGCGAACCGGGCTCTTCGTGGGTGTCGGCGCAGGTGTCCTCGTCCTCGTCCTCGCGCTCGTGATCACCGCGATCGTCCTGGTCGGCTCCGACGACGCCCCGGCGACCCCGGCTTCCGGGGCCTCGACATCGACGAGCTCGTCGGCCGGATCGAGCGGTGCCACACCGGGTTCGGGCGGCGACGTCGAGTCCATCGCCTCGAGCGGCGACAGCACCTGCGCGGTGCGGGGCGGCGAGCTGTTCTGCTGGGGCGGCAACCAGTACGGCACCCTCGGCGACGGTTCGACGACGGACCGGGCGCGCCCGGCAAAGGTTTCCGGCCTCGACGACGTGTCGGCGGTCGGCATGGGCGGCCTCGGCAGAACCTGTGCGATCGCCGCGGGCGACCTCTACTGCTGGGGCCAGGGCGCCGGACAGACCGGCCAGAACGTCACGCTGCCGACCAAGGTGTCCGGTCTGACAAACGTCAGTGCCGTGGCCGTGGGCCTCACCACCTGCGCCATCAGCTCCGGCGACCTCTACTGCTGGGGAAACAACCTCAACGGGCAGACCGGTGCGGGCACCGACCCCACGGTCCCGACACCGACACGCGTCTCCGGTCTGTCGAACGTCACGGCGATCTCGACCTCGCACACGACGACTTGCGCCATCGCGTCGGGCTCCGCGTACTGCTGGGGGAACAACGCCGACGGGCAGGTCGGCGACGGCACCACCACCAATCGGCCGACCCCGACCAAGGTCGACCTGGACTCCCCCACCTCGATCTCCACGAGTCTCTACTCGACGTGCGCGGTGGCGAACGGTTCCGGCGGCTCCTCGGGGACCGTGTTCTGCTGGGGCGAGAACGGTTCCGGCCAGCTCGGCGACGGCACCGAGGTCAGCCGGCAGCGACCGACGCCGATCGACGTCCGGGGCGCGACACAGGTCTCCACCACTGGTTATGCCGCCTGCGCCGCGGCGCGCGGTTCCGCATACTGCTGGGGTTCACGGAGCGCGCTCCCCGACCATGCCCCGGACCGGATCAACGGGCTGTCGGACGTCACCGAGGTGACCACCGGCTCGGCCAACGTGTGTGCGGTTGCCGGCTCCGACATGTACTGCTGGGGGCTCAACGGCAAGGGTCAGCTCGGCAACGGCACCACGACGACGAGCAACGAGCCGCAACCTGTGCGCTTCCCCGCCTAG
- the map gene encoding type I methionyl aminopeptidase — protein sequence MPVRSALTPGTPTPIRTVPDSIERPEYVWKPTVNEGHEPWVQTPETIEKMRLAGKIAANALAEAGKAVAPGVTTDELDRIAHEYMVDHGAYPSTLGYKDFPKSCCTSLNEVICHGIPDSTVIADGDIVNIDVTAYIDGVHGDTNATFLAGDVEQEVVDLVERTRTATERAIKAVKPGRELNVVGRVIEAYANRFGYSVVRDFTGHGIGETFHNGLVVLHYDEPNVDTVLEPGMVFTIEPMINLGGLAWEMWDDGWTVVTADRKWTAQFEHTLVVTEDGAEILTLPDA from the coding sequence ATGCCAGTTCGCAGTGCCCTGACCCCCGGTACCCCGACGCCGATCCGGACCGTGCCCGACTCCATCGAGCGGCCGGAATATGTGTGGAAACCCACCGTCAACGAGGGCCACGAACCCTGGGTGCAGACGCCGGAGACCATCGAGAAGATGCGCCTCGCAGGCAAGATCGCCGCGAATGCGCTCGCCGAGGCCGGCAAGGCCGTCGCACCCGGCGTGACGACCGATGAACTGGACCGGATCGCGCACGAGTACATGGTCGACCACGGCGCCTACCCGTCGACGCTGGGCTACAAGGACTTCCCCAAGTCCTGCTGCACCTCGCTCAACGAGGTGATCTGTCACGGCATCCCGGACTCGACCGTCATCGCCGACGGCGACATCGTCAACATCGATGTCACGGCCTACATCGACGGCGTCCACGGCGACACCAACGCGACCTTCCTCGCCGGGGACGTCGAGCAGGAGGTCGTCGACCTCGTCGAGCGCACCCGTACCGCCACCGAGCGGGCGATCAAGGCGGTCAAGCCGGGACGCGAACTCAACGTCGTCGGACGCGTCATCGAGGCGTACGCGAATCGCTTCGGCTACAGCGTCGTCCGCGACTTCACCGGGCACGGCATCGGTGAGACCTTCCACAACGGGCTGGTCGTGCTGCACTATGACGAGCCGAACGTCGACACCGTTCTCGAACCCGGCATGGTGTTCACCATCGAGCCGATGATCAATCTCGGCGGCCTCGCCTGGGAGATGTGGGACGACGGTTGGACCGTCGTGACCGCCGACCGAAAGTGGACCGCGCAGTTCGAACACACCCTCGTGGTCACCGAGGACGGCGCGGAGATCCTCACCCTGCCGGACGCCTGA
- a CDS encoding heme/hemin ABC transporter substrate-binding protein — MVTVSACFVTPIEQDRHSPGAHLRNGPQTAALDGNDVTPVADDPRSALPVTVDSVRYGPVTVTDTSRIIAVDVSGTLGSIVFALGMGSRVVGRDTSTAFPSAVGLPVVTNRGHSLNPESVLALAPTVLLVSESTVPVTAVDQIRDSGVTVVVFPATRDLASNDTLMRSVAKALGVPEAGEKLVDRTDAQIEAARDLVPDPSGDPTMAFLYIRGRNLLLLAGPGSGADDLIAELGGRDAGEAAQLTGAFTAVTAESMITADPDVLIVMTQGADTVGGPDGVLTLPGIADTEAGRNRRVVQMDESKILAFGPDVGLVLSALAKAIYT, encoded by the coding sequence ATGGTGACCGTCTCGGCGTGCTTCGTCACCCCGATCGAACAGGACCGGCACTCCCCCGGTGCGCACCTGCGCAACGGGCCGCAGACGGCCGCCCTCGACGGAAACGACGTGACACCCGTCGCCGACGATCCGAGATCGGCACTGCCGGTCACCGTCGATTCCGTTCGCTACGGACCGGTGACCGTGACCGACACCAGCCGGATCATCGCCGTCGACGTCAGCGGCACCCTCGGCAGCATCGTCTTCGCTCTCGGCATGGGCTCGCGGGTCGTCGGCCGCGACACCTCGACGGCCTTCCCGTCCGCGGTCGGACTCCCGGTGGTGACGAACCGCGGGCACAGCCTCAACCCCGAATCCGTTCTGGCCCTCGCCCCGACGGTCCTGCTGGTCAGCGAGTCGACGGTACCGGTGACCGCGGTGGACCAGATCCGCGACTCCGGGGTCACCGTCGTGGTGTTCCCCGCCACTCGCGACCTCGCGTCCAACGACACGTTGATGCGGTCGGTCGCCAAGGCACTCGGCGTTCCCGAGGCGGGTGAGAAGCTCGTCGACCGTACCGATGCGCAGATCGAGGCGGCCCGCGATCTCGTCCCCGACCCCTCCGGCGACCCGACGATGGCCTTCCTCTACATCCGCGGCCGCAATCTGCTGCTCCTCGCCGGTCCCGGTTCGGGCGCCGACGATCTGATCGCCGAACTCGGCGGCCGGGACGCCGGCGAGGCGGCCCAGCTCACCGGCGCGTTCACCGCCGTCACCGCCGAGTCGATGATCACCGCCGACCCCGACGTCCTCATCGTCATGACCCAGGGCGCCGACACCGTCGGCGGACCCGACGGGGTGCTGACTCTTCCCGGGATCGCCGACACCGAGGCGGGCCGCAACCGCCGCGTCGTCCAGATGGACGAGAGCAAGATCCTGGCCTTCGGTCCCGACGTCGGACTCGTCCTCTCTGCGCTGGCGAAGGCGATCTACACGTGA
- a CDS encoding FecCD family ABC transporter permease, whose amino-acid sequence MSIPTAETKAETAAPVTARSHRTRNTVVVVVMLLATAALAIVSAGIGQVEIPPLEVLGSIAHHFHLEIGPLPAHPNGEGALWNVRFPRIVLGLFVGAALGAAGCLLQGVLANPLAEPSIIGVSSGAAIGACLVIVLAGGSAGAGGAAGNWALAGAAFLFGLVTAAAVYLLSLRDGSSSAIMLVLTGIAVNAFAAGVIAFLTFVATTAAREQIIFWQLGSLAGRTWSEIWVVAPLVVVGVAACVLLVHKLDLLALGEIQAASLGVNVESVRRQAIVLTAILTAAAVAFAGIIAFVGLVVPHVMRLIVGPKHSILLPTSVIGGALVITGADLAARTMVGDADLPLGMFTALIGGPVFFILLRRSRRAGAGW is encoded by the coding sequence GTGAGCATCCCGACCGCCGAGACCAAGGCCGAGACCGCAGCACCCGTGACCGCCCGGTCGCACCGGACGCGCAACACCGTCGTCGTCGTCGTGATGCTTCTCGCGACCGCGGCGCTCGCGATCGTCTCCGCCGGGATCGGCCAGGTGGAGATCCCACCGCTGGAGGTGCTCGGCAGCATCGCGCACCACTTCCACCTGGAGATCGGACCGCTGCCCGCACATCCCAACGGCGAAGGGGCGCTCTGGAACGTCCGGTTCCCGCGCATCGTGCTCGGACTGTTCGTCGGCGCCGCACTCGGCGCCGCGGGGTGCCTGCTGCAGGGCGTCCTCGCCAATCCGCTCGCCGAGCCGAGCATCATCGGGGTGTCCTCCGGGGCGGCCATCGGCGCCTGCCTGGTCATCGTCCTCGCCGGTGGTTCGGCGGGAGCCGGTGGGGCCGCCGGGAACTGGGCGCTGGCCGGCGCGGCCTTCCTCTTCGGACTCGTCACCGCCGCCGCGGTCTACCTGCTCTCCCTGCGTGACGGGTCGTCGTCGGCGATCATGCTGGTGCTGACCGGGATCGCGGTCAACGCCTTCGCCGCGGGCGTCATCGCCTTCCTGACCTTCGTCGCCACCACCGCCGCCCGCGAGCAGATCATCTTCTGGCAGCTCGGTTCGCTGGCCGGCCGCACCTGGAGCGAGATCTGGGTGGTGGCGCCACTCGTGGTCGTGGGCGTCGCCGCCTGCGTACTGCTGGTCCACAAACTCGACCTGCTCGCCCTCGGTGAGATCCAGGCGGCGTCGCTCGGCGTCAACGTGGAATCGGTTCGACGGCAGGCGATCGTGCTGACCGCGATCCTGACCGCCGCGGCCGTCGCCTTCGCCGGGATCATTGCCTTCGTCGGCCTCGTGGTCCCGCACGTGATGCGACTCATCGTCGGCCCCAAACACTCGATCCTGCTGCCCACCAGCGTGATCGGTGGCGCGCTCGTCATCACCGGCGCCGACCTCGCGGCCCGCACGATGGTCGGCGACGCCGACCTGCCCCTCGGCATGTTCACCGCACTGATCGGCGGGCCGGTGTTCTTCATCCTGCTGCGCCGCAGCCGTCGCGCGGGGGCGGGCTGGTGA
- a CDS encoding heme ABC transporter ATP-binding protein produces the protein MTAETIATTPGIVAEDVRVELGGREVVRGVSLEVHPSELVALVGPNGCGKSTLLSALSGTRKPQGGRVTIDGRDVASTSLRELARHRSVVTQQNRVDTPFTVAEVVAMGRYPWLRTPRAAESPAVIADAVELCELADIIDRPFAQLSGGQQARVSLARALAQDTPVMMLDEPTAALDIHHQEQVLEILRIHRDAGNAVLLVVHDLTLAAAYADRIAVMKHGELLAVGPTDEVMTAELLTHTYDHPVEVIDHGGRRVILPERSTR, from the coding sequence GTGACCGCCGAGACGATTGCGACGACACCGGGCATCGTCGCCGAGGACGTCCGGGTCGAACTCGGCGGCCGCGAGGTCGTCCGCGGGGTCTCCCTCGAGGTCCACCCCAGCGAACTCGTGGCGCTGGTCGGCCCGAACGGCTGCGGTAAGTCGACGCTGCTGTCGGCGCTGTCGGGCACGCGGAAGCCGCAGGGTGGGCGCGTGACGATCGACGGCCGGGACGTCGCCAGCACCTCGCTGCGTGAACTCGCACGGCACCGCAGCGTGGTCACCCAGCAGAACCGCGTGGACACCCCGTTCACCGTCGCCGAGGTCGTCGCCATGGGGCGCTACCCCTGGTTGCGTACCCCCCGGGCCGCCGAGTCCCCCGCGGTCATCGCCGACGCCGTCGAACTGTGCGAACTCGCCGACATCATCGACCGCCCCTTCGCTCAGTTGTCCGGCGGACAGCAGGCCCGGGTGTCGCTGGCGCGCGCACTGGCCCAGGACACCCCGGTCATGATGCTCGACGAGCCGACCGCCGCCCTCGACATCCACCACCAGGAGCAGGTCCTCGAGATCCTGCGCATCCACCGCGACGCCGGAAACGCCGTGCTGCTCGTCGTGCACGACCTGACCCTCGCGGCCGCCTACGCCGACCGCATCGCGGTGATGAAACACGGTGAGCTGCTGGCCGTCGGTCCTACCGACGAGGTGATGACGGCCGAACTGCTGACGCACACCTACGACCACCCGGTCGAGGTCATCGACCACGGCGGGCGCCGGGTGATCCTCCCCGAACGCTCAACCCGTTGA